The following proteins are encoded in a genomic region of Synechococcus sp. CBW1002:
- a CDS encoding transaldolase family protein codes for MTLRLFLDSADPSDWEAWLPSGLFFGITTNPSLLKKAGQPCDLDHLRQLSRRALELLPQELHLQAWGSSTADLVRRGTALHAIAPDQIVVKVPVTATGAAAAKQLISQAIPVTFTACYEPAQVLIAAALGARYIAPYLGRISDLGRDGHAELITMQRCLDGVGSGVRLLVASLRQASDLTRLAEAGMTTFTMGPAIAAGLFASEATEAAAAQFEQDAIA; via the coding sequence ATGACGCTGCGCCTGTTCCTCGATTCCGCCGACCCCAGCGACTGGGAGGCGTGGCTGCCCAGCGGGCTGTTCTTTGGGATCACCACCAATCCCAGCCTGCTGAAAAAGGCCGGCCAGCCCTGCGATCTGGACCATCTGCGCCAGCTCAGCCGCCGCGCCCTGGAGCTGCTGCCCCAGGAACTGCATCTGCAGGCCTGGGGCAGCAGCACCGCCGACCTGGTGCGCCGTGGCACTGCCCTGCATGCCATTGCACCAGACCAGATCGTCGTGAAAGTACCGGTGACCGCCACCGGTGCTGCGGCAGCGAAACAGCTGATCAGCCAGGCCATCCCCGTCACGTTCACCGCCTGTTACGAGCCGGCCCAGGTGTTGATCGCCGCCGCCCTGGGAGCCCGTTACATCGCCCCCTACCTCGGCCGCATCAGTGACCTGGGACGCGATGGTCACGCCGAGCTGATCACCATGCAGCGCTGCCTCGATGGCGTGGGCTCTGGCGTGAGGCTCCTGGTGGCCAGCCTCCGCCAGGCCAGCGATCTGACCCGCCTGGCGGAGGCAGGGATGACCACCTTCACCATGGGCCCAGCCATCGCCGCAGGGCTGTTCGCCAGTGAAGCCACCGAAGCCGCCGCCGCCCAGTTCGAGCAGGATGCGATCGCCTGA
- a CDS encoding TIGR01548 family HAD-type hydrolase: protein MSPRAVLLFDIDGVIRDVGGSYRRAIVETVHQFSGQRPEPGAIDTLKSEGCWNNDWEASLELLRRSGHTPLPAFEALVDVFGGFYFGGDPEGDSSLWQGFIGSEPLLVESDFFAALTRANVAWGFVSGAEPPSCRYVLETRLGLREPPLIAMGQAPDKPDPTGLLLLASQLTGAALDQASPPIAYLGDTVADVLTVQRARQHCPAVRFLSLAVAPPHLQVPEAIDLRAAYEARLIEAGADVVLPCTRALEPEALLRWLSAPSPPAP, encoded by the coding sequence ATGTCCCCCCGTGCCGTTCTGCTCTTCGACATCGACGGTGTGATCCGGGATGTCGGCGGCAGTTATCGGCGCGCCATCGTGGAAACGGTGCACCAGTTCAGCGGCCAGCGCCCTGAGCCCGGTGCCATCGACACCCTCAAAAGTGAAGGCTGCTGGAACAACGACTGGGAAGCCTCGCTGGAGCTGCTGCGCCGCTCAGGTCATACCCCGCTCCCAGCCTTCGAAGCCCTGGTGGACGTGTTTGGCGGCTTCTACTTCGGTGGCGACCCCGAGGGGGATTCCAGTCTGTGGCAGGGGTTCATCGGCAGCGAACCGCTGCTGGTGGAATCTGATTTCTTTGCTGCGCTGACCAGGGCCAACGTGGCCTGGGGCTTCGTGAGCGGTGCGGAGCCCCCGTCCTGCCGCTACGTGCTGGAGACACGGCTGGGGCTGCGCGAGCCCCCTCTGATCGCCATGGGCCAGGCTCCCGACAAGCCCGACCCCACGGGCCTGCTGCTGCTTGCCAGCCAGCTCACGGGCGCAGCGCTGGATCAGGCGAGTCCGCCGATCGCCTACCTGGGCGACACCGTGGCGGATGTTCTCACCGTGCAGCGGGCTCGGCAGCACTGCCCTGCTGTCCGCTTCCTCAGCCTGGCCGTCGCCCCACCCCACCTGCAGGTCCCGGAAGCCATCGACCTCCGAGCTGCCTACGAAGCCCGGCTGATCGAAGCCGGAGCCGATGTGGTGCTGCCCTGCACCAGGGCCCTCGAACCCGAAGCCCTGTTGCGCTGGCTCAGCGCTCCATCGCCGCCGGCGCCTTGA
- a CDS encoding aminopeptidase P N-terminal domain-containing protein: MASPPPIDAAAYAERRGRFLHRLGGVAAVIPASSLATHHADVEHAFRQNSDFWYLTGFDEPGAVALFLPHCPEHPFVLFVEPKDPTAEVWNGFRWGCEGAVERFGADRAHPIAELPQRLADYLKGAEGIAFRVGRHPTVEPLVLQAWAHQLDRAPRTGSAALGLVAPCPMLHELRLRKSPEELERLREAARISAEAHELARRVTRPGLLERQVQAVIEQHFLERGARGAAYGSIVAGGDNACVLHYTANAAELRDGDLLLIDAGCSLGDYYNGDITRTFPVGGRFSAEQRALYELVLAAQEAAVAVVRPEATAEQVHDTAVRVLVEGLLELGLLRGSADSVIEQGAYRHLYMHRTGHWLGLDVHDVGAYRLGEHPVALEPGMVLTVEPGLYVSDRLPVPDGQPAIEERWKGIGIRIEDDVAVTEQGHEVLTAAALKAPAAMER, from the coding sequence ATGGCCAGCCCGCCTCCGATTGACGCCGCGGCCTATGCGGAGCGGCGCGGACGCTTCCTGCACCGCCTCGGTGGCGTGGCGGCGGTGATCCCGGCCTCCTCCCTGGCGACGCACCACGCCGATGTGGAGCATGCCTTCCGCCAGAACAGTGATTTCTGGTATCTCACCGGCTTCGATGAGCCCGGGGCGGTGGCCCTGTTCCTGCCCCATTGCCCCGAGCATCCCTTCGTGCTCTTCGTGGAGCCGAAGGATCCCACCGCTGAAGTCTGGAACGGCTTCCGCTGGGGTTGTGAGGGGGCGGTGGAGCGCTTCGGTGCTGACCGGGCCCATCCGATCGCCGAGCTGCCCCAGCGGCTGGCCGACTACCTCAAGGGTGCCGAGGGCATCGCTTTCCGGGTGGGGCGGCATCCCACGGTGGAGCCGCTGGTGCTGCAGGCCTGGGCCCATCAGCTGGATCGGGCCCCCCGCACCGGCAGCGCCGCCCTGGGGCTGGTCGCCCCCTGTCCGATGCTGCATGAGTTGCGCCTGCGCAAGAGCCCCGAGGAACTGGAGCGGCTGCGGGAAGCGGCGCGGATCTCCGCCGAAGCCCACGAACTGGCTCGCCGGGTGACGCGGCCGGGCCTGCTGGAGCGGCAGGTTCAGGCGGTGATCGAGCAGCACTTCCTCGAACGGGGCGCGCGCGGAGCGGCCTACGGCTCGATCGTCGCCGGCGGCGACAACGCCTGCGTGTTGCATTACACCGCCAATGCCGCCGAGCTGCGGGATGGCGACCTGCTGCTGATCGATGCCGGCTGCAGCCTGGGCGACTACTACAACGGCGACATCACCCGCACCTTTCCGGTGGGCGGCCGCTTCAGCGCCGAGCAACGGGCCCTCTACGAGCTGGTGCTGGCGGCCCAGGAGGCGGCCGTGGCGGTGGTGCGGCCGGAGGCCACCGCCGAACAGGTCCACGACACGGCGGTGCGGGTGCTGGTGGAGGGCCTGCTGGAGCTGGGCCTGCTGCGGGGCTCGGCCGACAGCGTGATCGAGCAGGGCGCCTACCGCCATCTCTACATGCACCGCACCGGCCACTGGCTCGGCCTGGATGTGCACGATGTGGGCGCCTACCGGCTCGGCGAGCATCCAGTGGCGCTCGAGCCCGGCATGGTGCTCACCGTGGAGCCGGGGTTGTACGTGAGCGATCGGTTGCCGGTGCCGGATGGCCAGCCGGCGATCGAGGAGCGTTGGAAGGGGATCGGCATCCGCATCGAGGATGACGTGGCGGTGACGGAGCAGGGCCACGAGGTCCTCACGGCTGCTGCTCTCAAGGCGCCGGCGGCGATGGAGCGCTGA
- a CDS encoding CNNM domain-containing protein, protein MNDYLVLGVLVVVMLLGSAVCSGVEAALLTVSPIRVHELAHRPRPSGSARRLEQLRNRLGRTLSVLVIVNNTFNIFGSLMVGGFASWVFSRHNIDPVALPLFSVGLTLLVILLGEILPKALGSRLALPVSLASAQSLTLLLKLMLPLVLVLERLLPGISDENELNTDEEEIRLLARLGSQKGQIEADEAAMIAKVFQLNDLTARDLMVPRVAAPTLQGQASLESLRSNLLSNPASWWVVLGEEVDEVLGVANRERLLSALLQQEGAMTAAELCEPVEYVPEMIRADRLLTGFRRNSSGIRVVVDEFGGFVGVIGADAVLAVLAGWWRRPQTGGDNLALNVEQEQPS, encoded by the coding sequence ATGAACGATTACCTCGTCCTCGGCGTGTTGGTGGTGGTGATGCTGCTGGGCTCGGCGGTGTGCTCCGGTGTCGAGGCCGCCCTGCTCACCGTGAGCCCGATCCGGGTGCATGAGCTGGCCCATCGTCCTCGGCCATCCGGCAGCGCCCGCCGCCTTGAGCAGCTGCGCAACCGCCTGGGCCGCACCCTGTCGGTGCTGGTGATCGTCAACAACACCTTCAACATCTTCGGCAGCCTGATGGTGGGCGGCTTCGCCAGCTGGGTGTTCAGCCGCCACAACATCGATCCCGTCGCCCTGCCGCTGTTCTCGGTGGGGCTCACCCTGCTGGTCATCCTGCTGGGCGAGATCCTGCCCAAGGCCCTCGGCAGCCGGCTGGCGCTGCCGGTCTCCCTGGCCAGCGCGCAGAGCCTGACGCTGCTCCTGAAGCTGATGCTGCCCCTGGTGCTGGTGCTGGAACGCCTGCTGCCTGGCATCAGCGATGAGAATGAGCTCAACACCGACGAAGAGGAAATCCGACTGCTGGCCAGGCTCGGCTCCCAGAAAGGGCAGATCGAGGCCGACGAGGCCGCCATGATCGCCAAGGTGTTCCAGCTCAATGACCTCACCGCCAGGGATCTGATGGTGCCGCGGGTGGCGGCCCCCACCCTGCAGGGCCAGGCCAGCCTCGAGAGTCTGCGGTCCAACCTGCTGTCCAACCCGGCCTCCTGGTGGGTGGTGCTGGGCGAGGAGGTCGATGAGGTGCTGGGGGTGGCAAACCGCGAACGGCTGCTCAGTGCCCTGTTGCAGCAGGAAGGCGCGATGACCGCCGCCGAGCTGTGCGAGCCGGTGGAATACGTGCCGGAGATGATTCGCGCCGATCGGCTGCTCACCGGCTTCCGGCGGAACAGCAGCGGCATCCGCGTGGTGGTGGATGAATTCGGTGGCTTCGTGGGGGTGATCGGCGCCGATGCGGTGCTGGCGGTGCTGGCCGGCTGGTGGCGCCGCCCCCAGACCGGTGGGGACAACCTCGCCCTCAACGTGGAGCAGGAACAGCCGTCATGA
- a CDS encoding DUF697 domain-containing protein: MTSPSLSHGSRRGSAPPAHRPRLTPPPTAERCLLLLRRWRAELQLSPRETTLLGPELAGLDRQLQRLEQKQPRLAVFGRVGVGKSSLLNALLGEEAFATDVAHGCTRRQASRPWQQPIAGLSAVELVDTPGIDEIAAEARSRLAARLALGADLVLLVLDGDLTSVELEALEPLLASGKPLLLVLNRCDCWPEPERQALLASIRRRLPAAARTLEPIAVAAAPRRPQLLDDGRVRSVREAAQVEPLRHTLRQLLSDHGPLLLGLNALRAADRFSQSLHAHRLRQGRRHAQTLIGRFAALKATGVAANPLLLLDLAGGLACDTALVLQLCQLYGLPMTSSGARQLLSRLSGHNALLGGVQLGLQLLLGGMRQVLLLAAPFSGGLSLAPAAPVALAQAALAVHTTRRTGRLAAAELLRGASGAGRPGALLQRLCGQDPEVRRWLASWQQAPVALPPRPASLLP; the protein is encoded by the coding sequence ATGACCTCCCCCTCGCTGAGCCACGGGTCCCGCCGGGGCTCCGCACCACCAGCCCATCGCCCGAGGCTGACGCCCCCGCCCACCGCTGAGCGCTGCCTGCTGCTGCTGCGCCGCTGGCGGGCAGAGCTGCAGCTCAGCCCCCGCGAAACCACCCTGCTTGGACCGGAGCTGGCAGGGCTGGACCGGCAACTGCAGCGTCTGGAGCAGAAGCAGCCGCGCCTGGCCGTGTTCGGCCGGGTGGGGGTCGGGAAATCGAGCCTGCTCAATGCCCTGCTTGGCGAGGAGGCCTTTGCCACGGATGTGGCCCATGGCTGCACCCGTCGCCAGGCGAGCCGGCCCTGGCAGCAGCCGATCGCGGGGCTGAGCGCCGTTGAGCTGGTCGACACGCCGGGGATCGACGAGATCGCCGCCGAAGCGCGTTCCCGGCTGGCGGCCCGTCTGGCCCTCGGCGCTGATCTGGTGCTGCTGGTGCTGGATGGTGATCTCACCAGCGTCGAGCTGGAGGCGCTTGAACCCTTGCTGGCCAGTGGCAAACCGCTGCTGCTGGTGCTCAACCGCTGCGACTGCTGGCCCGAGCCGGAACGCCAGGCGCTGCTGGCCAGCATCCGCCGCCGGCTCCCCGCCGCCGCCCGCACCCTGGAGCCGATCGCGGTGGCGGCGGCGCCGCGGCGGCCCCAGCTGCTCGACGATGGCCGTGTGCGCAGCGTCCGCGAAGCCGCCCAGGTGGAACCGCTGCGCCACACCCTGCGGCAACTGCTGAGCGATCACGGGCCCCTGTTGCTGGGCCTCAACGCCCTGCGGGCCGCTGATCGCTTCAGCCAGAGCCTCCACGCCCACCGCCTGCGCCAGGGCCGCCGCCACGCCCAGACCCTGATCGGCCGTTTCGCCGCCCTCAAAGCCACCGGCGTCGCGGCCAATCCGCTGCTGCTGCTCGATCTGGCGGGAGGCCTGGCCTGCGATACCGCCCTGGTGCTGCAGCTCTGTCAGCTCTACGGCCTGCCGATGACCAGCAGCGGCGCCCGCCAGCTGCTCTCACGCCTCTCCGGCCACAATGCCCTGCTGGGCGGCGTTCAGCTGGGCCTGCAGCTGCTGCTGGGTGGCATGCGCCAGGTCCTGCTGCTGGCGGCGCCCTTCAGCGGTGGTCTCAGCCTCGCGCCGGCGGCGCCGGTGGCCCTGGCCCAGGCGGCCCTGGCCGTGCACACCACCCGTCGCACCGGCCGCCTCGCGGCCGCCGAGCTGCTGCGCGGCGCCAGCGGCGCCGGCCGGCCAGGCGCCCTGCTGCAGCGCCTCTGCGGCCAGGATCCGGAAGTGCGCCGCTGGTTGGCCAGCTGGCAGCAGGCTCCCGTCGCCCTGCCACCGCGGCCTGCCAGCCTGCTGCCCTGA
- a CDS encoding nicotinate-nucleotide adenylyltransferase, producing the protein MPAVALFGTSADPPTLGHRALLEGLLTLYPEVATWASDNPLKHHAAPLPMRAALLEALVAAIGDPRLHHRQELSSPWTIETLERAARQWPQHELVFVVGSDLAPQIPSWKAADAILRRCRLAIAPRRGWPLTAEQQQALRELGAELELLPLEIPATASSAVRRCPDPAQVPPELHPLLLQHNLYGFQGGGPAAGRIG; encoded by the coding sequence ATGCCCGCCGTTGCCCTGTTCGGCACCAGCGCCGATCCACCCACCCTCGGCCACCGCGCCCTGCTCGAGGGGCTGCTGACCCTCTACCCAGAGGTGGCGACCTGGGCCAGTGACAATCCCCTCAAGCACCATGCGGCCCCGCTGCCCATGCGGGCAGCCCTGCTGGAGGCCCTGGTGGCAGCGATCGGCGATCCGCGGCTGCACCACCGGCAGGAGCTCAGCAGCCCCTGGACGATCGAAACCCTGGAGCGCGCCGCCCGGCAGTGGCCCCAGCACGAACTGGTGTTTGTGGTGGGGAGCGATCTGGCTCCCCAGATCCCCAGCTGGAAAGCCGCCGATGCGATCCTGCGCCGCTGCCGCCTGGCGATCGCCCCGCGCCGGGGTTGGCCGCTCACGGCGGAGCAGCAGCAGGCGCTGCGAGAGCTGGGGGCGGAGCTGGAGCTGCTGCCTCTGGAGATTCCCGCCACGGCCAGCTCAGCGGTGCGCCGCTGCCCCGATCCGGCCCAGGTTCCGCCGGAGCTGCACCCCCTGCTGCTGCAGCACAATCTGTACGGCTTCCAAGGGGGTGGTCCTGCGGCAGGCCGAATCGGCTGA
- a CDS encoding NAD+ synthase has protein sequence MRLALAQIDPLVGDLRGNGARILTACREAESAGAELVLTPELSLWGYPPRDLLLRASLVQRQGEELDRLAASLPAELAVLVGVVEPVEDAGVPGLYNSLALVEPGQWRFVARKRLLPTYDVFDEQRYFRSGTSAAVLELVRSGRPWRLGLTICEDLWVDEQLQGHRLAGADPIAALLPHRLDLLLNLSASPFGQEKVALRQTLASRAARRLGCPVVYVNQVGGNDELVFDGVSFVVDGEGTLVARLPCAREALGFWDAARDQASAIAPLPERLEQIFRVLVLGVRDYAGKCGFQRALLGLSGGIDSALVAVIAAAALGPEQVRVLRMPSPWSSAGSLSDATALIERLHLPSSTLPIAALMDSFDTVLTPALGEAPRGITAENLQSRIRGTLLMALANQEGRLLLSTGNKSELAVGYCTLYGDMNGGLAVIGDLYKSTVFALCAWLDSPAAGPCRRDLGLPECGELVGRAIRDKPPSAELRPDQRDSDSLPDYAVLDPLLKAYIEELRTPEQLIAAGTDAALAERVHRLLRLAEFKRRQAAPLLKVSARAFGSGWRMPIAAR, from the coding sequence ATGCGTCTTGCTCTGGCCCAGATCGATCCCCTGGTGGGCGACCTGCGAGGCAACGGCGCCCGCATCCTGACGGCCTGCCGGGAGGCGGAGAGCGCTGGCGCCGAACTGGTGCTGACGCCGGAACTCTCGCTCTGGGGCTATCCGCCCCGCGACCTGCTGCTGCGCGCCAGCCTCGTGCAGCGCCAGGGCGAAGAGCTCGACCGACTCGCCGCCTCACTGCCCGCGGAGCTGGCGGTGCTGGTGGGGGTGGTGGAACCGGTGGAGGATGCCGGGGTGCCGGGCCTCTACAACAGCCTGGCCCTTGTGGAGCCGGGCCAGTGGCGCTTCGTGGCCCGCAAACGGCTGCTGCCCACCTACGACGTCTTTGACGAGCAGCGCTATTTCCGCAGCGGCACCAGCGCCGCCGTGCTGGAGCTGGTGCGCAGCGGCCGCCCGTGGCGCCTTGGGCTGACGATCTGCGAAGACCTCTGGGTGGACGAGCAGCTGCAGGGCCACCGCCTCGCCGGCGCGGATCCGATCGCGGCACTGCTGCCGCATCGGCTCGATCTGTTGCTCAACCTCTCGGCCTCCCCCTTCGGCCAGGAGAAGGTGGCCCTGCGGCAAACCCTGGCCTCGCGCGCCGCCAGGCGCCTGGGCTGCCCGGTGGTGTACGTGAACCAGGTGGGCGGCAACGACGAACTGGTGTTCGACGGCGTCAGCTTCGTGGTGGATGGCGAAGGGACGCTGGTGGCTCGCCTGCCCTGCGCCCGTGAAGCCCTCGGTTTCTGGGACGCCGCTCGCGACCAGGCCAGCGCCATCGCGCCGTTGCCCGAGCGGCTGGAGCAGATCTTCCGCGTGCTGGTGCTGGGGGTGCGCGACTATGCCGGCAAGTGCGGCTTCCAGCGGGCGCTGCTGGGCCTGAGCGGCGGCATCGATTCGGCCCTGGTGGCAGTGATCGCCGCCGCGGCCCTCGGCCCCGAGCAGGTGCGGGTGCTGCGGATGCCCTCCCCCTGGAGCTCCGCCGGGTCCCTCAGCGACGCCACAGCCCTGATCGAACGGCTGCACCTGCCCAGCAGCACCCTGCCGATCGCTGCGCTGATGGACAGCTTCGACACGGTGCTGACCCCAGCGCTGGGAGAAGCCCCCCGCGGGATCACGGCGGAGAACCTGCAATCCCGCATCCGCGGCACGCTGCTGATGGCCCTGGCCAACCAGGAGGGCCGGCTGCTGCTCTCCACCGGCAACAAATCCGAACTGGCGGTGGGCTATTGCACCCTCTACGGCGACATGAACGGCGGCCTGGCCGTGATCGGCGATCTCTACAAAAGCACCGTGTTTGCCCTGTGCGCCTGGCTGGACAGCCCCGCCGCAGGCCCCTGCCGCCGTGATCTGGGCCTGCCCGAGTGCGGCGAACTGGTGGGCAGGGCCATCCGCGACAAGCCCCCCAGCGCCGAGCTGCGGCCCGACCAGCGCGACAGCGACTCCCTGCCGGACTACGCCGTGCTCGATCCGCTGCTGAAGGCCTACATCGAGGAGCTGCGCACCCCCGAGCAGCTGATCGCTGCCGGCACCGATGCCGCCCTGGCCGAACGGGTGCATCGGCTGCTGCGTCTGGCCGAATTCAAGCGGCGCCAGGCTGCACCACTGCTGAAAGTGAGCGCTCGGGCCTTCGGCAGCGGTTGGCGGATGCCGATCGCCGCACGCTGA
- the ald gene encoding alanine dehydrogenase, whose amino-acid sequence MTAPGLTAPMASIGVPTEIKQDEQRVALSPDGVRELVGQGMEVRVQEGAGLGAGIADDDYAAAGALLVSCEDAWGAHLVVKVKEPQPEEFRYLRSDLVLFTYLHLAAYPEVGEALLEAGTTAVAYETVQLEDGSLPLLAPMSEIAGRIAAQVGAHLLEKPHGGRGVLIGGCTGVRPARVVVLGAGTVGWHAARLAAAMDAEVFLLDHSPQRLRRLEADRKGRLVSLVSSRGLIERLVPGADLLIGAVLTPGGRAPTLVEEDLVQRMKAGSVIVDVAIDQGGCIATSRETTHTEPVVTIHGVQHYAVGNMPGAVPFTSTEALVSVTLPYILVMAGRGLAEAVTDRPELLSGLNTVNGAVCHPGVAKALGVSPRHPMACLR is encoded by the coding sequence ATGACAGCACCCGGCCTGACGGCCCCGATGGCCAGCATCGGCGTGCCTACGGAAATCAAGCAGGACGAGCAGCGGGTGGCGCTCAGTCCTGATGGGGTGCGCGAGCTGGTGGGCCAGGGCATGGAGGTGCGGGTGCAGGAGGGCGCCGGGCTCGGCGCCGGCATCGCCGACGATGACTACGCCGCGGCCGGGGCCCTTCTGGTGAGCTGCGAGGACGCCTGGGGCGCCCATCTGGTGGTGAAGGTGAAAGAACCGCAACCGGAGGAGTTTCGCTATCTGCGCAGCGACCTGGTGCTGTTCACCTACCTCCATCTGGCCGCCTATCCCGAGGTGGGCGAGGCCCTGCTGGAGGCCGGTACCACCGCGGTGGCCTACGAAACCGTGCAGCTCGAAGACGGCAGCCTGCCGCTGCTGGCGCCCATGAGCGAGATCGCCGGGCGCATCGCCGCCCAGGTGGGCGCCCATCTGCTGGAAAAGCCCCACGGTGGCCGCGGCGTGCTGATCGGCGGCTGTACCGGCGTGCGGCCGGCGCGGGTGGTGGTGCTGGGGGCAGGAACGGTGGGCTGGCATGCGGCACGGCTGGCGGCGGCGATGGATGCGGAGGTGTTCCTGCTGGATCACTCGCCCCAGCGCCTGCGCCGGCTGGAGGCCGACCGCAAGGGCCGCCTGGTGAGCCTGGTAAGCAGCCGCGGCCTGATTGAGCGGTTGGTGCCGGGGGCGGACCTGCTGATCGGCGCCGTGCTCACCCCCGGCGGCCGGGCCCCCACCCTGGTGGAGGAAGACCTGGTCCAGCGCATGAAGGCCGGCTCGGTGATCGTGGACGTGGCGATCGATCAGGGGGGCTGCATTGCCACCAGCCGCGAGACCACCCACACCGAACCGGTGGTGACGATCCATGGCGTGCAGCACTACGCCGTGGGCAACATGCCCGGCGCGGTGCCTTTCACCTCCACCGAAGCCCTGGTGAGTGTCACCCTGCCCTACATCCTGGTGATGGCTGGCCGCGGGCTGGCCGAGGCGGTCACCGACCGGCCCGAGCTGCTCTCGGGTCTGAACACCGTCAATGGGGCCGTCTGCCATCCGGGAGTGGCCAAGGCCCTGGGGGTATCGCCGCGCCACCCGATGGCCTGTCTGCGCTGA
- a CDS encoding DUF3326 domain-containing protein → MSGCAAPPLPTLLVIPTGVGCAVGGYAGDGLPAARLLAAASGCLITHPNVMNAAALYWSDPRLHYVEGWSLNRFAAGELALAPVPARRVGLLLDAGIEEPLCQRHLQAADACRASLGLAIGPVRTTEAPLQVSLSLGPSGASWGSLAHPDLLLRAGEQLVAAGATAIAVVARFPDEPESEALAAYRQGAGVDGLAGAEAVISHLLSRHLGCPCAHAPALAPLPLDPSLDPRAAAEELGHTFLPCVLVGLSRAPDLVSEPAASRAAGLIRAADIGAVVAPAMALGGEAVLACAERGVPVIAVRGNPCVLAVDGAALGLEVLEVTTYAEAAGLVLALREGIDPASLRRPLGRLA, encoded by the coding sequence TTGAGCGGCTGTGCGGCGCCGCCGCTGCCCACCCTTCTGGTGATCCCCACCGGCGTGGGCTGTGCCGTGGGCGGCTACGCGGGCGATGGCCTGCCGGCGGCCCGGCTGCTCGCCGCCGCCAGTGGCTGCCTGATCACCCATCCCAACGTGATGAACGCGGCGGCGCTCTACTGGAGCGATCCACGGTTGCACTACGTGGAGGGCTGGAGCCTGAATCGATTCGCTGCCGGTGAGCTGGCCCTGGCGCCGGTTCCGGCGCGGCGGGTAGGTCTGCTGCTGGATGCCGGCATCGAGGAGCCCCTGTGTCAGCGCCATCTGCAGGCGGCCGATGCCTGCCGCGCCAGCCTTGGCCTGGCGATCGGCCCGGTGCGCACCACCGAGGCACCGCTGCAGGTGAGCCTGTCGCTTGGCCCCAGTGGTGCCAGCTGGGGCAGCCTGGCGCACCCGGATCTGCTGCTGCGGGCGGGAGAGCAGCTGGTGGCGGCCGGGGCCACGGCGATCGCCGTGGTGGCCCGTTTCCCCGATGAGCCCGAGAGTGAAGCCCTGGCGGCCTACCGCCAGGGGGCGGGGGTCGATGGGCTGGCCGGTGCCGAGGCCGTGATCAGCCATCTGCTCAGTCGTCATCTGGGTTGCCCCTGCGCCCACGCTCCGGCCCTGGCGCCGCTGCCCCTCGATCCCAGCCTTGATCCGCGGGCCGCGGCGGAGGAGCTGGGCCACACCTTCCTGCCCTGCGTTCTGGTGGGCCTGAGCCGGGCCCCCGATCTGGTGAGCGAACCGGCTGCCTCCAGGGCGGCCGGCCTGATCCGCGCCGCGGACATCGGTGCGGTGGTGGCGCCGGCGATGGCCCTGGGGGGGGAAGCTGTTCTGGCCTGCGCGGAGCGGGGGGTCCCGGTGATCGCCGTGCGGGGCAATCCCTGTGTGCTGGCGGTCGACGGGGCGGCGCTGGGCCTTGAGGTGCTGGAGGTGACGACCTACGCCGAAGCGGCTGGTCTGGTGCTGGCTCTGCGGGAGGGGATCGACCCTGCCAGCCTGCGCCGGCCCCTGGGGCGCCTCGCTTGA
- a CDS encoding 2Fe-2S iron-sulfur cluster binding domain-containing protein, with translation MSDSSSFSVTAEIDGTRHSFPCRSDQTVLAAAEAAGVPLPSSCCSGVCTTCAALLRSGRVHQPDAMGVKMELQEQGYALLCVSFPRSDLDLLAGQEDALYELQFGQFQK, from the coding sequence GTGTCCGATTCCTCCAGCTTCAGCGTCACCGCCGAGATCGACGGCACGCGACACAGTTTTCCGTGCCGATCCGACCAGACCGTGCTGGCCGCGGCTGAAGCAGCGGGCGTGCCCTTGCCCAGTTCCTGCTGTTCGGGGGTGTGCACCACCTGTGCAGCCCTGCTCCGCAGCGGCCGTGTGCACCAGCCCGATGCCATGGGGGTGAAGATGGAACTGCAGGAGCAGGGCTATGCCCTGTTGTGTGTGTCATTCCCCCGCAGTGACCTCGATCTGCTCGCCGGCCAGGAAGATGCGCTCTACGAGCTTCAGTTCGGTCAGTTTCAGAAGTGA